The following proteins come from a genomic window of Alicyclobacillus dauci:
- a CDS encoding carbohydrate ABC transporter permease, whose translation MIILIIALFPVFWMLISSFKNDVDIQTLPPKIIFTPTTNNYIDIFKNYPFLQDTLNSVYISFGSTILGLILGVPAAYAASKFLMKKYAFLTFIARMAPGNLFLIPWFIIASRWGMTNHVFTIILTHTVITLPVIIWLMISFFDDVSNEVEEAARVDGASRWAVLLKVSLPMAMPGIAVSSVLAFVFSWNYFLFALVLAGFNTTPLTVLAFNFIGEASVDWGGLMAAATLISLPALILVMFIQRWLVRGLTAGAVKG comes from the coding sequence GTGATCATTCTCATCATTGCGCTTTTTCCAGTGTTCTGGATGTTGATTTCATCGTTCAAAAATGATGTGGACATTCAGACCTTACCGCCAAAGATCATTTTTACACCAACGACAAATAATTACATTGACATATTTAAGAATTACCCGTTTTTACAAGACACCCTGAACAGTGTGTACATTTCATTCGGTTCAACGATTTTAGGTTTGATTCTAGGCGTGCCAGCGGCATATGCAGCATCCAAATTTCTAATGAAAAAGTATGCCTTTTTAACATTCATTGCGCGCATGGCACCTGGAAATCTCTTTCTCATTCCCTGGTTTATCATCGCATCGAGGTGGGGAATGACCAATCATGTGTTCACCATCATCTTAACTCACACGGTCATTACGTTACCTGTGATTATTTGGTTAATGATATCGTTCTTTGATGATGTATCAAATGAAGTCGAAGAGGCAGCAAGAGTAGACGGAGCGAGCAGATGGGCAGTCCTATTAAAAGTATCTCTTCCTATGGCAATGCCCGGTATAGCGGTCTCATCAGTATTGGCATTTGTGTTCTCGTGGAACTATTTCCTGTTTGCATTGGTGTTGGCAGGCTTTAATACCACTCCTTTGACGGTATTAGCCTTTAACTTCATTGGTGAGGCATCAGTTGACTGGGGAGGACTAATGGCTGCTGCCACACTAATAAGCCTGCCCGCTCTAATTCTCGTAATGTTTATTCAACGTTGGTTGGTACGCGGATTAACGGCAGGAGCAGTAAAGGGCTAG
- a CDS encoding diphosphate--fructose-6-phosphate 1-phosphotransferase, which yields MRKRIVAAQLGGPTAVINSTLVGLYTSVHKYGWELYGSISGMHGLSEGIFMEISDSVLNSRYLPGAMLKSGRTEASPERIEKCLEKLMEFHADAVVLIGGNGTMWVAGQLNSLCTDRGLPLSIIGAPKTVDNDIQGIDHSPGFPSAAKFVSYAVADIRLDLRSMQGFEHVRVIEAMGRNVGWLTATGAFFDDSARSTILLLPERPFDLRKCIARVQENVREDGMATIVIGEGAKSTCGTITGGIMLGESGPMVPGRVAGKLAKILRQETGLVVRDETLGILQRCSRLGSSSLDYDEACKVGEFAGELLHRGMSGVMVALERIEDTDYHVGYTITALGNVAGMERCMPLSLINDDFGVDRSYYDWLEPLIK from the coding sequence GTGAGAAAGCGCATTGTCGCAGCACAACTCGGAGGTCCAACCGCAGTCATCAACAGCACTCTAGTCGGATTATATACTTCAGTGCATAAGTACGGTTGGGAGTTATATGGTTCCATTAGCGGAATGCATGGATTATCTGAGGGTATATTTATGGAAATTAGTGATTCGGTTCTAAACAGCAGGTACTTACCTGGGGCTATGTTAAAATCCGGGAGAACCGAAGCGTCGCCTGAGCGAATAGAAAAGTGCTTAGAGAAATTGATGGAATTCCACGCGGATGCAGTAGTTCTTATTGGTGGAAATGGAACAATGTGGGTTGCTGGTCAGTTAAACAGCCTGTGTACGGACAGGGGTCTGCCTCTGTCAATCATTGGTGCTCCCAAAACGGTGGACAACGATATTCAGGGGATTGATCACTCTCCTGGATTCCCAAGTGCTGCAAAGTTCGTATCGTACGCGGTTGCTGATATTAGACTGGACTTACGTTCCATGCAAGGGTTTGAACACGTGCGGGTGATTGAAGCGATGGGACGAAACGTTGGATGGCTAACCGCAACGGGAGCTTTCTTTGACGATTCGGCGCGTTCTACCATTCTTTTACTTCCTGAAAGGCCATTTGATTTACGTAAATGTATCGCTAGAGTTCAAGAGAATGTACGGGAAGATGGAATGGCAACTATCGTGATCGGTGAAGGGGCCAAAAGTACGTGTGGAACTATTACCGGGGGGATAATGCTCGGGGAGAGTGGTCCCATGGTCCCCGGTCGGGTTGCTGGAAAGTTAGCCAAAATATTGCGTCAAGAAACAGGACTCGTTGTCCGTGATGAAACTCTTGGTATTTTACAGAGATGTTCGAGACTAGGGAGTTCTTCTCTTGACTATGATGAAGCATGCAAAGTGGGTGAATTTGCGGGTGAATTACTTCATAGGGGGATGAGCGGTGTAATGGTGGCCCTCGAACGTATTGAAGACACAGATTACCATGTGGGGTACACGATAACAGCGTTAGGTAATGTCGCGGGCATGGAACGATGCATGCCACTGTCATTGATAAATGATGATTTTGGAGTAGATAGATCTTATTATGACTGGTTAGAACCACTAATTAAATGA
- a CDS encoding ABC transporter substrate-binding protein, whose product MAVKIRKKNLYVSGLSAVLCFVLVGCGGNSSNSSNSGQSNNQNTSQTGDGFNWKQDSGQTINLLVEQHPWTTAIKPYISEFENQTGIKVNLEIYPEQQARQKALISLQSHSSDFDVFMSLKSLEGLQYQKAGYYTDLTPFLNNPKLTAPGYNLSDFENGPLAGETINNKLVGLPIIVEGPVIFYRKDLFSKYNIPIPKTISDLTTAAAQIEKDTNGSIYGITLRGLPAAVAYTYGPFFHDMGAHWYNSNGKSDLASPSGVKALQLYADLASQYGPPGVVNYTFTQSSSLFEQGKVGMELDSSNEFSSLTNAQQSRVSNDIGVIPFPAGPGGNHPTELQWGISMNSFSQHKDAAWLFMQWSTSQSMQLKLAMKGIASPRTSSWSDPQFQATLKNDEYKQWADAVTETLKNGDPNVGPPAVNESQVRTIIGNMVDSVILKQSTAEQAAQSADNQIDQVISGQ is encoded by the coding sequence ATGGCCGTAAAAATTCGAAAGAAAAATCTGTATGTCAGTGGTTTGTCAGCAGTTCTTTGTTTTGTACTGGTAGGTTGTGGTGGAAATTCATCGAACAGCTCAAATTCTGGCCAATCGAACAACCAGAATACAAGCCAAACCGGCGATGGTTTCAACTGGAAACAAGATTCGGGCCAAACGATTAATCTATTAGTGGAACAGCACCCCTGGACAACTGCTATAAAGCCCTACATTTCGGAATTCGAAAACCAGACTGGAATTAAGGTGAACCTAGAAATTTATCCAGAGCAACAAGCACGGCAAAAGGCATTGATATCATTACAATCGCATTCGTCGGATTTTGACGTATTTATGTCTCTAAAGTCACTAGAAGGGCTTCAATATCAAAAGGCCGGATATTACACGGACCTTACTCCTTTTTTAAATAATCCGAAACTTACTGCCCCCGGTTATAATCTGTCTGACTTTGAAAACGGTCCGTTGGCTGGAGAAACGATTAATAACAAATTAGTGGGGTTGCCGATTATCGTCGAAGGACCTGTCATTTTCTACAGGAAAGACCTTTTCTCTAAATACAATATCCCGATTCCAAAAACCATTTCCGATCTAACCACTGCGGCCGCACAAATTGAGAAAGATACAAACGGTAGTATTTATGGAATTACTTTACGAGGGCTTCCTGCAGCAGTGGCATATACTTACGGACCATTTTTTCACGATATGGGAGCACATTGGTACAACAGCAATGGGAAGTCTGATTTGGCAAGTCCAAGCGGCGTGAAGGCCTTGCAGTTATATGCCGACTTAGCTAGCCAGTATGGTCCTCCGGGTGTTGTAAATTACACTTTCACTCAATCTTCGTCGCTATTCGAGCAAGGCAAAGTTGGTATGGAACTCGATTCAAGTAATGAATTTTCTTCACTTACAAACGCACAACAATCGAGAGTTAGTAATGATATTGGGGTCATCCCCTTTCCGGCAGGGCCCGGGGGAAACCACCCTACCGAATTGCAATGGGGCATTTCCATGAATTCGTTTTCTCAGCATAAAGACGCCGCATGGTTATTTATGCAGTGGAGTACCAGCCAGTCAATGCAGCTAAAGTTGGCAATGAAGGGAATCGCGAGTCCAAGAACTTCTTCCTGGAGCGACCCTCAGTTCCAAGCAACATTAAAGAACGACGAATACAAACAATGGGCAGACGCGGTTACTGAGACACTCAAAAACGGGGATCCCAATGTCGGGCCGCCTGCAGTGAATGAATCACAAGTGCGAACGATAATTGGAAATATGGTAGATTCGGTAATTCTTAAGCAATCCACAGCTGAACAGGCAGCTCAATCGGCCGACAATCAGATTGACCAAGTCATCAGTGGACAGTAG
- a CDS encoding class II fructose-bisphosphate aldolase, with the protein MRLIDSRHVFTLALKDKFAIPAFNAHNMEMLQAAVMAAAEVESPVIIQISEKTISYAGLETMAAICQAAAKQYGVPVVLHLDHSKNLNTIESCLRAGYTSIMADGSELSYEANVDFVRRAVSLARLYGASVEAELGRIGGVEDDYVNDDTYLTAPELALEFVHETGIQCLAPSVGNQHGMYVNEVSLDFDRITAISQITQIPLALHGGSGILPEDLTRAIRCGIAKLNIGTELKIIFANALRSQLTDITNVQPWDYIHCARTELVHYMRQKFIDIGAVGILSKL; encoded by the coding sequence GTGAGACTAATTGATTCAAGGCATGTATTCACGCTGGCCCTGAAAGACAAATTCGCTATTCCAGCCTTTAACGCACATAACATGGAAATGTTGCAGGCTGCCGTGATGGCAGCGGCAGAAGTGGAATCTCCTGTGATCATCCAGATATCCGAAAAGACGATATCTTATGCTGGGCTTGAGACTATGGCCGCAATCTGTCAAGCCGCCGCAAAACAGTATGGTGTGCCCGTTGTCTTACATTTAGATCATTCGAAAAATCTCAATACAATTGAGAGCTGTTTGCGTGCTGGCTACACTTCCATCATGGCTGATGGTTCCGAGCTATCCTACGAAGCAAATGTTGACTTCGTACGACGTGCCGTGAGCCTAGCGCGCCTTTATGGGGCATCGGTGGAAGCTGAGCTTGGCCGAATCGGTGGCGTTGAAGATGACTACGTAAATGATGACACGTATCTTACAGCGCCAGAATTAGCCCTGGAATTTGTTCATGAAACGGGTATCCAATGCCTAGCGCCGTCCGTCGGCAATCAACATGGTATGTATGTAAATGAGGTCTCTTTAGATTTTGATAGGATTACAGCAATTTCACAGATAACTCAGATTCCTCTTGCATTACATGGAGGTTCAGGAATACTACCTGAAGACCTTACGCGTGCCATACGCTGTGGTATTGCAAAACTGAATATCGGCACAGAATTAAAGATTATTTTTGCCAATGCTCTTCGTAGTCAGTTAACCGATATAACAAACGTTCAACCATGGGACTATATCCACTGTGCTCGAACGGAACTTGTGCATTATATGAGGCAAAAGTTCATCGACATTGGTGCAGTCGGCATTCTGTCCAAACTGTAA
- a CDS encoding MFS transporter, with amino-acid sequence MISGQLMVSSKADIIAFVNSNPVQRRGILLIFVALGGVFIDAYDFVSLGIGSNQITQLFHLSAFTLGFVTSIMALGALIGALVGGRITDKYGRNLVFMLDLVLLVVAALGAALSTTYSWLLIFRFLMGFGVGMDMPVALSFISEFSNLNKKSRYVNFWQGFWYIATVFSGILALVLYFLGVSATMWRWSVGFGGFLALIVLILRYLYMNESPMWAANNLPLFDAAKIVERTYGITVQVKASTVESVNRSKTVPFSILFSKKYRSRSLLAMTISATQSLEYYAIGFYIPVISTFVFGKGLLHSVTGTIIFNLFGIIGGFTGAYISTRYGMRKLAIWGFLIVIASLLFAGLTNGYVPLLLGALPIATFIFGHSMGPGAQGKTMAALSYPTTLRALGTGGSEAASRVGSIIGFFFFPVLLASLGLSYTLIILIVCPLLGLIAAAIIKWDPNGKDVENEFVEVVDSGEFVTGV; translated from the coding sequence ATGATCTCCGGTCAACTGATGGTCAGTTCAAAGGCCGATATTATTGCATTTGTCAATTCCAACCCAGTGCAAAGGAGAGGCATCTTACTGATCTTTGTTGCGCTTGGCGGTGTGTTTATCGATGCCTACGACTTCGTCAGCCTAGGAATAGGAAGTAATCAAATTACACAACTGTTTCACCTATCAGCATTCACACTTGGCTTCGTGACATCTATCATGGCACTTGGTGCACTCATTGGTGCATTGGTTGGCGGACGTATTACTGACAAGTACGGGCGGAACTTGGTCTTCATGCTCGATCTTGTTTTACTAGTGGTTGCCGCATTAGGTGCGGCACTGTCAACGACCTATTCCTGGTTGCTTATCTTCCGATTCTTGATGGGATTTGGAGTCGGCATGGATATGCCAGTAGCTCTCAGTTTCATCTCAGAGTTCAGTAATTTAAACAAGAAGAGTCGGTACGTTAACTTTTGGCAAGGTTTTTGGTATATCGCCACAGTATTTTCAGGCATCCTTGCCTTAGTGCTTTATTTCTTGGGTGTAAGCGCAACCATGTGGCGTTGGTCCGTAGGATTTGGGGGCTTTCTCGCCTTAATTGTGCTTATTTTAAGGTATCTCTACATGAATGAAAGTCCAATGTGGGCGGCAAACAATCTTCCGCTCTTTGACGCAGCGAAAATCGTCGAACGAACGTATGGCATAACCGTACAAGTCAAGGCAAGCACAGTCGAGTCGGTCAACAGAAGCAAAACCGTCCCATTTTCAATTCTATTTAGTAAAAAATATCGATCGCGTTCTCTTCTTGCCATGACCATCTCAGCCACGCAGTCGTTGGAGTACTATGCGATTGGCTTTTACATTCCCGTCATTTCAACATTTGTTTTTGGCAAGGGATTGCTTCATAGTGTCACGGGCACGATTATTTTCAACCTCTTTGGTATCATTGGCGGGTTCACTGGCGCGTATATAAGCACGCGTTATGGTATGCGGAAGCTGGCCATCTGGGGCTTTCTGATCGTCATTGCCAGCTTGTTATTCGCTGGGCTAACGAATGGCTATGTTCCATTATTGCTTGGGGCTTTGCCCATTGCGACGTTTATCTTTGGACATTCGATGGGACCCGGTGCCCAAGGCAAAACCATGGCGGCTCTCTCCTATCCGACGACACTTCGAGCACTTGGAACAGGTGGCTCCGAGGCTGCTAGTCGAGTCGGCAGTATTATCGGATTTTTCTTCTTTCCGGTACTTCTTGCTTCCCTAGGGCTTTCATACACGTTGATAATTCTCATAGTCTGCCCACTTCTAGGCCTGATTGCTGCAGCTATTATCAAGTGGGATCCAAACGGAAAAGACGTGGAAAATGAATTTGTCGAGGTTGTAGACTCTGGTGAATTTGTAACAGGTGTATAA
- a CDS encoding alcohol dehydrogenase catalytic domain-containing protein, with amino-acid sequence MKCARFTGQGQIEIIPDAPMPELESDEIIVRVRYCGLCGSDKRIFRDGHSVIPGHEIAGTVHDIGSCTDVEKGARGVIYIPLFCGKCHHCATGYTNRCKNTTGLIGWQLDGGFAEFVKVPRANFLQVPDSLDLKEAVLLLDTIGTAAHGIRLATRNNRIINSTSAVLVQGCGPLGLGSILVLQAMGFESIYVTDPAESRINMALEFGASCFEGSEEEVEFPLIIEASGNHTARNHAMETVEPGGSVVFLGESNDPWTITPSPTLRRKDCYYIRSFYFPINEFSDNVNLLLTKRDIFTPFTDTVVSLDQLQKAFMSFTKGEVLKPLVKL; translated from the coding sequence ATGAAGTGTGCTCGGTTCACCGGACAAGGGCAGATTGAAATCATCCCTGACGCCCCAATGCCAGAACTCGAAAGTGATGAAATCATTGTCCGTGTAAGATACTGTGGACTTTGCGGTTCTGACAAGAGAATATTTAGAGACGGTCATTCCGTGATTCCTGGACACGAAATTGCAGGAACTGTGCATGATATTGGTAGCTGTACCGATGTAGAAAAGGGTGCACGGGGTGTAATCTATATACCCTTGTTTTGCGGGAAGTGCCATCACTGCGCCACGGGTTATACCAACCGATGCAAGAACACGACAGGACTTATTGGCTGGCAGTTGGACGGGGGATTTGCGGAATTTGTAAAGGTTCCCAGAGCGAATTTCTTGCAGGTTCCTGATTCATTGGATTTAAAGGAAGCCGTGTTGTTGCTCGATACAATCGGAACGGCAGCTCATGGGATTCGTTTGGCAACTAGGAACAATCGAATCATTAACAGTACTTCAGCAGTTCTTGTCCAAGGTTGTGGTCCACTCGGGTTAGGTAGCATTCTCGTGTTGCAGGCAATGGGGTTTGAATCCATTTACGTGACCGACCCAGCCGAGTCAAGAATCAATATGGCACTCGAATTTGGTGCTTCATGTTTTGAAGGTAGTGAAGAGGAAGTAGAGTTTCCATTGATAATCGAAGCCAGTGGCAATCATACAGCCCGTAATCACGCGATGGAAACAGTAGAACCTGGAGGAAGCGTTGTGTTTTTGGGCGAAAGTAACGATCCGTGGACAATTACTCCGTCGCCTACGTTGCGCCGCAAAGATTGTTACTACATTCGCTCGTTCTACTTTCCCATAAACGAGTTTTCCGATAATGTTAATCTGTTACTAACCAAACGCGATATTTTTACTCCATTTACAGACACTGTAGTCTCTCTGGATCAGCTACAAAAGGCATTCATGAGCTTTACAAAAGGGGAAGTCCTTAAGCCCTTGGTTAAACTGTAA
- a CDS encoding mandelate racemase/muconate lactonizing enzyme family protein, with amino-acid sequence MKIADVRSHIVGNKWKNWIIFEVTSDEGISGFGEATLEHRTMGLVKTLEDLKPDIIGTNIWYSNSIIEKIRRETYTPGILINTLLAGVEAALLDLQGKVSGLNVTQLLGGSLRPKVRVYANGWYRVKRTPEGFSRAAQAVIDKGYTALKFDPFGSSQYTLTFQELKESLEIIRAVRETAGNGIDLIIEGHARFYFATAYEIAKRIADFGVLWFEEPVLPYDLHGLREIIHKSPVPIGTGERLFRLEDFREVLECGPLAVIQPDIVHVGGLRPAQKIAALAESFGVPVAFHNPQGPISSIESILLSSVCPNSFIQEYFGDFDEEWTKGLISPEICVKNGYIDVTTAPGLGIEFCRSTASQHPYNPMNRQNLFGSDWQLRKGRNVQ; translated from the coding sequence ATGAAAATTGCAGATGTACGGTCACACATCGTAGGAAACAAATGGAAAAATTGGATTATCTTCGAGGTGACTTCGGATGAAGGTATCAGTGGATTTGGGGAGGCCACGCTGGAGCACCGAACGATGGGATTGGTGAAAACCTTAGAAGATCTAAAGCCAGATATAATTGGCACGAATATTTGGTATTCCAACTCTATAATTGAAAAGATCCGACGTGAGACATATACCCCAGGGATCCTCATCAACACTCTATTAGCAGGCGTTGAAGCAGCTTTGCTCGACCTTCAAGGAAAAGTCTCGGGTCTTAACGTTACACAATTGCTAGGAGGAAGTCTCCGTCCAAAAGTTCGAGTTTACGCCAATGGCTGGTATAGGGTAAAACGGACACCTGAAGGGTTCTCTAGAGCTGCCCAAGCAGTAATAGATAAAGGCTACACAGCACTTAAGTTTGACCCGTTTGGTTCAAGCCAGTATACGCTAACCTTTCAGGAATTGAAAGAATCACTAGAAATCATACGAGCTGTGCGAGAAACTGCTGGGAACGGAATCGACTTGATAATAGAAGGCCATGCACGATTTTATTTTGCAACTGCCTATGAAATCGCGAAGCGGATAGCTGATTTTGGCGTATTGTGGTTTGAAGAACCGGTACTTCCCTATGATTTACACGGACTGAGAGAAATTATTCATAAATCTCCAGTTCCGATTGGCACGGGAGAGCGATTGTTCCGACTTGAGGACTTCAGGGAGGTACTCGAATGCGGACCGTTAGCCGTGATACAGCCAGACATCGTGCATGTTGGAGGACTCCGTCCGGCACAAAAGATTGCTGCCCTAGCTGAATCGTTTGGAGTTCCAGTCGCATTTCACAATCCCCAAGGTCCAATTTCGTCAATTGAGAGCATATTATTGAGTTCCGTCTGTCCTAATTCTTTTATTCAGGAGTACTTTGGTGATTTTGATGAGGAGTGGACCAAGGGCCTGATTTCTCCCGAAATTTGTGTAAAAAACGGTTATATAGATGTCACGACGGCACCAGGATTGGGTATTGAATTTTGCCGGTCTACGGCTTCTCAACATCCGTATAATCCGATGAACAGGCAAAACTTGTTCGGTAGTGACTGGCAATTGAGGAAAGGGAGAAATGTCCAATAA
- a CDS encoding carbohydrate ABC transporter permease — protein sequence MNLEREAYQQRGVQGLLKWNSRSSLYSSDMTVAWTMMLPALLFSILMIGFPILYTLYVSFFQWHIGAGSSVFVGLHNYEQMLGSSTFWKSTRITMEIFILSMLFEVVLGIYCGIVFGRDGRGMGMLRGLLFIPSIVPPVAVGMIWVQLFDPSLGFVDYFLSLFGVKSVLWLSNPHVVVLSLAIVDIWEWTPFIAIIVAGGMQSMSEEPFESALIDGATPWQTLRYITLPLLRPIIFVAVMLRAVDLLRIFDSIYIMTQGGPNNSSLSLNVYSYLEAFQYSNLGYASALMLGLLVLVFAVMALLNAVKGRYAQ from the coding sequence ATGAATCTAGAGAGAGAAGCCTATCAGCAACGTGGAGTACAGGGTCTTCTCAAATGGAATAGTAGAAGTTCACTGTATTCCTCTGATATGACGGTAGCATGGACCATGATGCTACCGGCTCTCCTTTTCTCCATACTGATGATTGGGTTTCCAATTCTTTATACACTCTATGTGTCATTTTTTCAGTGGCATATTGGTGCTGGCTCTTCTGTGTTTGTTGGTTTACACAATTATGAGCAAATGCTTGGGTCTTCAACATTTTGGAAATCAACGAGAATAACAATGGAAATATTTATACTGTCCATGCTCTTTGAGGTGGTCCTTGGAATTTATTGCGGTATCGTGTTTGGGCGTGACGGCCGGGGTATGGGTATGTTAAGGGGTCTGCTGTTCATTCCCTCTATAGTTCCTCCCGTTGCTGTGGGGATGATTTGGGTCCAATTATTTGACCCTAGTCTGGGGTTTGTAGATTATTTCCTAAGTTTATTTGGAGTAAAGTCGGTTCTTTGGCTAAGTAATCCCCATGTTGTAGTGCTATCTCTGGCAATAGTAGACATCTGGGAATGGACCCCTTTTATTGCCATAATCGTAGCCGGTGGGATGCAGTCAATGTCGGAAGAACCTTTCGAATCAGCGCTAATAGACGGAGCGACTCCGTGGCAAACCTTACGCTACATTACACTTCCTTTGTTACGCCCAATCATTTTTGTCGCTGTCATGTTGCGAGCAGTGGATTTATTACGGATTTTTGATTCCATTTACATCATGACGCAAGGGGGCCCAAATAACTCGTCCTTGTCGCTCAATGTGTATTCGTACCTCGAAGCTTTTCAATATTCAAACTTAGGGTACGCTAGCGCTCTTATGCTGGGGTTATTAGTTCTCGTGTTTGCCGTGATGGCATTGCTAAACGCGGTAAAGGGGCGGTATGCACAATGA
- a CDS encoding dihydrodipicolinate synthase family protein — protein MKPEGREIHVACITPTDDQGLVDFQRLERKVEWLKGYTQVTGISVLGSTGEGPSLSPRMRGQVRRHVALLKSPEMLLSSGVFGCSVDEVLEEIEDAAESGVDVVLLPPPFYYSMNSKEVYHFYLNVCDKSLLPLIIYNIPSFTKVSIPEDVVQELASHNQVAGIKDSSRDFAYFQRVVNRTRTLEFKVLTGSDDMLLASTIVGGHGTICASANIVPHVISDLYRAIDDENWVLARELQTSLADLGDICRSLGGFRGWKLAQELMGAGSRNVFSPSLSALKDDSRLSSTLSQYSLLWNTAGS, from the coding sequence ATGAAACCTGAAGGGCGAGAGATACATGTAGCGTGTATCACTCCGACGGACGATCAGGGCCTAGTCGATTTTCAACGGTTAGAGCGTAAGGTTGAATGGTTAAAAGGATATACGCAAGTCACTGGAATTTCGGTATTGGGATCGACAGGTGAAGGGCCTAGTTTATCCCCACGGATGAGAGGTCAGGTTCGTCGACATGTTGCTTTGCTTAAATCACCGGAAATGTTGCTTTCTTCGGGCGTGTTCGGTTGTTCTGTAGATGAAGTTCTCGAGGAAATTGAGGATGCTGCAGAGTCCGGTGTAGATGTTGTGCTACTACCTCCACCTTTTTACTACAGTATGAATTCGAAAGAAGTCTACCATTTCTACTTGAATGTTTGTGATAAGTCATTACTCCCTTTGATTATTTATAACATTCCGAGTTTTACTAAAGTTTCTATTCCAGAGGATGTCGTTCAGGAATTGGCTTCACACAACCAAGTTGCTGGGATCAAGGACAGTAGTAGAGACTTCGCGTATTTTCAGCGTGTGGTTAATCGTACAAGGACATTAGAATTTAAGGTACTGACGGGATCCGACGATATGTTGCTAGCATCAACAATTGTAGGCGGGCATGGGACAATTTGTGCCAGTGCCAATATCGTACCGCATGTTATTTCCGACCTATACAGAGCTATTGACGATGAAAATTGGGTTCTCGCTCGTGAACTTCAAACTTCGTTGGCTGACTTAGGGGACATCTGTAGGTCGTTAGGTGGATTTAGAGGTTGGAAGCTAGCACAGGAACTTATGGGAGCAGGTAGTCGCAATGTATTTTCTCCTTCGCTCTCAGCCCTAAAGGACGACTCTAGACTCTCAAGTACATTGTCACAGTATAGTTTGTTATGGAATACCGCAGGCTCATGA